One Primulina huaijiensis isolate GDHJ02 chromosome 5, ASM1229523v2, whole genome shotgun sequence DNA segment encodes these proteins:
- the LOC140977593 gene encoding transcription factor bHLH61-like, producing the protein MVSRERKREAVLHDKLQRLRAITHSHAMNEASIVLDASNYIKELKHKVDRLNQDIATAQCSNNHINPCAVTVEALEKGFLVNVHALKSFPGLLVYILETFEDIGLTVVEARVSCADNFHLQAIGGENDEDEERINAPMVKRRILNAIKNWTEXYCDLQMLISAYEEVASIAKKEMNLAGVANEPHQQVKSIPRSLQRLTQVMF; encoded by the exons ATGGTTTCTAGGGAGCGAAAGAGAGAAGCAGTTCTTCATGATAAGTTGCAGCGTCTTCGTGCAATCACTCATTCTCATGCA ATGAACGAAGCCTCAATAGTATTGGATGCTTCAAATTACATCAAAGAGTTGAAGCATAAAGTAGACAGACTCAACCAAGACATAGCAACTGCACAATGTTCAAACAATCACATTAATCCGTGTGCA GTGACTGTAGAAGCCCTAGAGAAGGGCTTTTTAGTAAATGTACACGCATTGAAAAGCTTCCCGGGGCTTCTGGTTTACATATTGGAAACATTTGAAGATATAGGGCTAACTGTTGTGGAAGCTAGGGTTTCTTGTGCTGATAACTTCCATTTACAAGCCATCGGTGGAGAA AATGACGAAGATGAAGAAAGAATTAATGCCCCGATGGTGAAACGAAGAATCTTGAATGCTATCAAGAATTGGACCGAANtatattgt GATCTTCAGATGCTGATATCGGCTTATGAAGAAGTCGCCTCAATCGCCAAGAAAGagatgaatctggccggggttgCTAACGAGCCCCACCAGCAA GTGAAAAGCATTCCAAGGTCTCTTCAAAGATTGACCCAGGTCATGTTCTAA